One genomic segment of Suricata suricatta isolate VVHF042 chromosome 16, meerkat_22Aug2017_6uvM2_HiC, whole genome shotgun sequence includes these proteins:
- the KCNC3 gene encoding potassium voltage-gated channel subfamily C member 3: GGAGGPPGGAGGAGGTWWRRWQPRVWALFEDPYSSRAARYVAFASLFFILISITTFCLETHEGFIHISNKTVTQASPIPGAPPENITNVEVETEPFLTYVEGVCVVWFTFEFLMRITFCPDKVEFLKSSLNIIDCVAILPFYLEVGLSGLSSKAAKDVLGFLRVVRFVRILRIFKLTRHFVGLRVLGHTLRASTNEFLLLIIFLALGVLIFATMIYYAERIGADPDDILGSNHTYFKNIPIGFWWAVVTMTTLGYGDMYPKTWSGMLVGALCALAGVLTIAMPVPVIVNNFGMYYSLAMAKQKLPKKKNKHIPRPPQPGSPNYCKPDPPPPPPPHHPHHGSGGISPPPPITPPSVGVTVAGAYPPGPHTHPGLLRGGAGGLGIMGLPPLPAPGEPCPLAQEEVIEINRADPRPNGDPAAAALAHEDCPAIDQPAMSPEDKSPITPGSRGRYSRDRACFLLTDYAPSPDGSIRKATGAPPLPPPDWRKPGPPSFLPDLNANAAAWISP; this comes from the exons GGCGGCGCCGGGGGGCCACCAGGGGGCGCGGGCGGCGCAGGCGGCACGTGGTGGCGCCGGTGGCAGCCCCGCGTGTGGGCGCTCTTCGAGGACCCCTACTCGTCGCGGGCCGCCAGG TATGTGGCCTTCGCCTCCCTCTTCTTCATCCTCATCTCCATAACCACCTTCTGCCTGGAGACCCACGAAGGCTTCATCCACATCAGCAACAAGACGGTGACGCAGGCCTCCCCCATTCCCGGGGCTCCGCCGGAGAACATCACCAACGTGGAGGTGGAGACGGAGCCCTTCCTGACGTACGTGGAGGGCGTGTGCGTGGTCTGGTTCACCTTTGAGTTCCTCATGCGCATCACCTTCTGCCCGGACAAGGTGGAATTTCTCAAGAGCAGCCTCAACATCATTGACTGCGTGGCCATCTTGCCCTTCTATCTCGAGGTGGGGCTCTCGGGCCTCAGCTCCAAGGCCGCCAAAGACGTGCTGGGCTTCCTGCGGGTCGTCCGCTTTGTCCGAATCCTCCGAATCTTCAAGCTCACGCGCCACTTCGTGGGGCTGCGCGTGCTGGGCCACACGCTGCGCGCCAGCACCAACGAGTTCCTGCTGCTCATCATCTTCCTGGCGCTGGGCGTGCTCATCTTCGCCACCATGATCTACTATGCCGAGCGCATTGGCGCCGACCCCGACGACATCCTGGGCTCCAACCACACCTACTTCAAGAACATCCCCATTGGCTTCTGGTGGGCCGTGGTCACCATGACGACCCTGGGCTACGGAGACATGTACCCCAAGACGTGGTCGGGGATGCTGGTCGGGGCGCTGTGTGCCCTGGCGGGGGTGCTCACCATCGCCATGCCTGTGCCCGTCATCGTCAACAACTTTGGCATGTACTATTCGCTGGCCATGGCCAAACAGAAGCTGCCCAAGAAGAAGAACAAACACATCCCCAGGCCCCCGCAGCCCGGCTCGCCCAACTACTGCAAGCCcgaccctccccccccaccgccccctcaccacccccaccacgGCAGCGGTGGCATCAGCCCCCCGCCGCCCATCACCCCGCCCTCCGTGGGGGTGACTGTGGCCGGGGCCTACCCACCGGGCCCCCACACGCATCCCGGGCTGCTCAGGGGAGGCGCGGGGGGCCTCGGGATCATGGGGCTGCCTCCTCTGCCGGCCCCAGGGGAGCCTTGCCCATTGGCTCAGGAGGAAGTAATTGAGATCAACCGGGCAG ATCCCCGCCCCAACGGGGACCCTGCAGCAGCTGCGCTTGCCCACGAGGACTGCCCAGCCATCGACCAGCCCGCCATGTCCCCAGAAGACAAGAGCCCCATCACCCCTGGGAGCCGTGGCCGCTACAGCCGTGACCGAGCCTGCTTCCTCCTCACTGACTATGCCCCTTCCCCTGATGGCTCCATCCGGAAAG ccaccggtgctcccccactgccccccccagACTGGCGTAAGCCAGGGCCCCCAAGCTTCTTGCCCGACCTCAACGCCAACGCCGCAGCCTGGATATCCCCCTAG
- the NAPSA gene encoding napsin-A: protein MSRPPLLLLWLVLLLPLEPARASLIRIPLRRVRTGHRTLSPLAGWGKPAAAPSPGEKPAFVPLSDYMNVQYYGEIGLGTPSQNFSVVFDTGSSNLWVPSIRCHFFSLPCWFHHRFNPKASNSFRPNGTKFAIQYGTGRLAGILSEDKLTIGGIMNASVVFGEALWEPSLVFTFAHFDGILGLAFPVLAVGGAPPPLDALVEQGLLDEPVFSFYLNRDPEAADGGELVLGGSDPAHYIPPLTFLPVTVPAYWQVHMERVKVGTGLTLCAQGCAAILDTGTSLITGPTDEIRALNRAIGGMSLLAGEYLIQCETIPTLPPVSFLLGGVWFNLTAQDYVVQVARRGFRLCFSGFQALDLPPPAGPLWILGDVFLRTYVAVFDRGNLTSGARVGLARARYTEAGPPKGAPAQAQFSGWRLG from the exons ATGTCTCGGCCACCGCTGCTGCTGCTCTGGttggtgctgctgctgcctttGGAGCCTGCCAGGGCCTCGCTGATCCG GATCCCTCTCCGCCGAGTGCGTACGGGACACAGGACCCTGAGCCCGCTGGCGGGATGGGGGAAGCCAGCAGCGGCCCCCTCCCCTGGAGAGAAGCCCGCCTTTGTGCCTCTCTCTGACTACATGAAC GTCCAGTATTATGGGGAAATTGGACTGGGAACGCCCTCACAAAACTTCTCCGTCGTCTTTGACACTGGCTCCTCCAATCTCTGGGTCCCGTCCATAAGATGTCACTTCTTCAGCCTGCCCTGCT GGTTCCACCACCGTTTCAACCCCAAAGCCTCCAACTCCTTCCGACCCAATGGGACCAAGTTTGCCATTCAGTACGGGACTGGGAGGCTGGCTGGCATCCTGAGTGAGGACAAGCTGACT ATTGGAGGAATTATGAATGCATCAGTGGTTTTTGGAGAGGCTCTGTGGGAGCCCAGCCTGGTCTTCACTTTTGCCCACTTCGACGGGATACTGGGCCTCGCCTTCCCCGTTCTGGCCGTGGGAGGGGCTCCGCCCCCACTGGACGCACTGGTggagcaggggctcctggatgagcCTGTCTTCTCCTTCTACCTCAACAG GGATCCTGAAGCAGCAGATGGAGGAGAGCTGGTCCTGGGGGGCTCCGATCCAGCTCACTATATCCCACCCCTCACCTTCTTGCCCGTCACGGTCCCTGCCTACTGGCAGGTCCACATGGAGCG AGTGAAGGTGGGCACCGGGCTGACTCTTTGTGCCCAGGGCTGTGCTGCCATCCTGGACACAGGCACATCCCTCATCACAGGACCCACTGACGAGATCCGGGCCCTGAATAGAGCCATTGGAGGAATGTCCTTGCTGGCGGGAGAG TACCTCATCCAGTGCGAGACAATCCCCACGTTGCCCCCCGTCTCCTTCCTCCTTGGTGGGGTCTGGTTTAACCTCACGGCCCAGGACTACGTCGTCCAG GTCGCTCGGCGTGGCTTCCGCCTCTGCTTCTCTGGCTTCCAGGCCCTGGACTTGCCCCCGCCTGCAGGGCCCCTTTGGATTCTCGGCGATGTCTTCTTGCGGACCTACGTAGCCGTCTTCGACCGCGGGAACCTGACGAGCGGTGCCCGAGTGGGGCTGGCGCGCGCTCGTTATACGGAAGCAGGACCACCAAAGGGTGCGCCCGCACAGGCGCAGTTCTCCGGTTGGCGCCTCGGTTAG